One Danio rerio strain Tuebingen ecotype United States chromosome 13, GRCz12tu, whole genome shotgun sequence DNA window includes the following coding sequences:
- the zgc:153911 gene encoding uncharacterized protein isoform X1, which translates to MNLKVFCFFFLLLEASCFIEFEISVPRSPVIGFYGEELILPCTFPVDSSWDLSSTVITWQRGLDVVHSFYYSRDQLDRQNPHYVSRTSLFIQEMQRGNASLKLDKVTQRDAGVYTCSISTNSGSQKKSFAVNIAALYSEPRLQFSMLTDGVNLLVTSDGGYPSPTLQWLMENSDITNQTQTHLRQDTSTGLYIVSSWIKLSDVSNSSLTFILHNKPLGQDIRREIQLSSDKIEKQEENRCSECFILIPVALLLLAMVLLFVFFIKRRRKAEKSKQSSSSETKSLSENV; encoded by the exons ATGAACTTGAAGGTGTTCTGCTTTTTTTTCCTACTTCTTGAAGCCTCCTGTTTCA TTGAATTTGAGATCTCTGTTCCCCGAAGTCCTGTCATTGGGTTTTACGGTGAGGAGCTGATCCTCCCTTGCACATTCCCTGTGGATTCTTCGTGGGATCTGAGCAGCACTGTTATCACATGGCAGCGAGGGCTGGATGTAGTTCACAGCTTCTACTACAGTCGGGATCAGCTGGACCGGCAGAATCCTCATTATGTCAGCCGCACCAGTCTGTTCATTCAGGAGATGCAGCGAGGAAACGCCTCTCTCAAACTGGACAAAGTGACTCAGAGGGATGCCGGTGTTTACACCTGCTCCATCAGCACAAACTCCGGCAGCCAGAAGAAGAGCTTTGCTGTAAATATTGCAG CGCTCTACTCTGAGCCTCGTCTGCAGTTCTCCATGTTGACGGATGGAGTCAATCTGCTGGTGACGTCAGATGGAGGATACCCTTCTCCAACACTGCAGTGGCTGATGGAGAACTCAGACATCACCAACCAGACTCAAACACACCTCAGACAGGACACAAGCACAGGACTTTACATCGTGTCCAGCTGGATAAAACTCTCTGACGTCTCAAATTCATCTTTGACATTTATTCTGCACAACAAACCGCTGGGGCAAGACATCAGAAGAGAGATCCAGCTTTCGTCAG atAAAATTGAAAAACAAGAAGAGAACAGATGCTCTGAATGCTTCATTTTGATCCCAGTTGCTCTGCTGCTGCTCGCGATGGTTTTATTGTTTGTATTCTTTatcaaaagaagaagaaaagcagAAAAGAGCAAACAAAGTTCCTCCAGTGAAACTAAAAGTCTGAGTGAAAATGTATGA